Proteins co-encoded in one Sinobacterium norvegicum genomic window:
- the hrpB gene encoding ATP-dependent helicase HrpB — MSLPIKAILPEVFESLLVSNKLVVIAEPGAGKTTGLPLALLTQPWLGDKKILVIQPRRLSAQTAAERMAQSLGESVGHTVGYRTGTKSQCRSSTVIEVVTEGVYIRMLQSDPSMEGWGAVLFDEFHERNANSDLSLALTLEAVSLFYEDKTSPKLIVMSATMEAEPITELVGGCEVIRSKGRQFPVSVRYMPSPSRASYFQRMEFMAEVVVQALADYSGDVLVFVAGVGEISWLLNALSSVDADVYPLHASLAIEQQRRAIDPSARRKVIIATNIAETGVTIDGVEVVVDSGFEKVAEFDLNTSMTRLEQVAISRASADQRKGRAGRTAAGYCIRCWSQEKTLLAARPAELMRIDCSSTMLELAAWGDSDFSAYRWLQQPSSAAVAVAEHSLLSIGAIDGETAVTALGERITRYGVEPRIAVMLDYAQRQDGGEVVQQALTLCAILSEADIIDQQQAGSGSLLARLEVVAFGAGPLKIHHNRLARVKHLAKQLARKVGVTWQYTHVEPAIIAELLLQAWPGRLARQRSKGEGEYLLASGQGAMLSDNEKAQWLFAPVIISSRGINRIGQFLTLSDDFISEHIRPRATVATRFEFDRQSESVRARRVTHFNAIELSSSSEVDVDKDALSQWWQNYIEQVGVECLQLSRLQDYQQLVAKLAIYRQYHDDLPLLDSSWLIAHLDDWFVPYISGVKSLAQLRAVPWSRHIQSSLSWQQMNILENLMPASFLLPSGEPAKIDYINEAGPIVRGRIQQFFGLDRSPSLFNGRLALIVDLLSPARRSLQITSDLKGFWQGSYESIKKEMKGRYPRHYWPDNPLEAEPTNRTKKSDDQRRKKR, encoded by the coding sequence ATGTCTCTCCCTATTAAAGCAATACTTCCAGAGGTATTCGAAAGCCTTCTGGTGAGTAATAAACTGGTCGTTATCGCTGAGCCGGGCGCGGGTAAAACAACGGGTCTGCCGTTGGCACTGTTGACGCAGCCGTGGCTAGGCGATAAAAAAATATTGGTGATACAGCCCCGGAGGTTGTCCGCTCAAACTGCAGCAGAAAGAATGGCGCAATCACTTGGTGAGAGCGTTGGGCATACGGTGGGTTATCGCACAGGTACCAAAAGTCAGTGTCGCTCATCCACTGTTATTGAAGTTGTCACCGAAGGTGTCTACATCAGAATGTTGCAATCGGACCCATCGATGGAGGGTTGGGGCGCGGTATTATTTGATGAGTTCCACGAGCGCAATGCCAATTCAGATTTATCATTGGCCTTGACTTTAGAAGCTGTCTCGCTCTTTTATGAAGATAAAACTTCACCAAAATTAATCGTCATGTCGGCAACGATGGAGGCGGAGCCTATCACTGAGCTCGTGGGCGGCTGCGAGGTGATTAGAAGCAAGGGTCGACAGTTTCCTGTATCGGTTCGCTACATGCCGTCGCCTTCAAGGGCGAGCTATTTCCAGCGCATGGAATTTATGGCTGAGGTGGTTGTTCAGGCATTGGCAGATTACAGCGGCGATGTTTTGGTCTTCGTGGCCGGGGTTGGCGAGATAAGTTGGCTGCTGAATGCGTTGTCCTCTGTAGATGCCGATGTCTATCCGCTGCATGCCAGCCTAGCAATAGAACAGCAACGGCGAGCTATCGATCCCTCGGCAAGACGTAAAGTTATTATCGCCACCAATATTGCCGAGACCGGCGTCACCATCGATGGTGTTGAAGTTGTCGTGGACAGTGGTTTTGAAAAAGTGGCAGAGTTCGATCTCAATACGTCGATGACCCGGTTAGAGCAAGTGGCAATATCGCGGGCTTCTGCTGATCAGCGCAAGGGTCGCGCAGGGCGGACAGCCGCGGGCTATTGTATTCGCTGCTGGTCGCAAGAAAAAACCTTGTTGGCTGCAAGGCCGGCAGAACTGATGCGTATCGATTGTTCTTCCACGATGCTTGAATTGGCAGCCTGGGGAGACAGTGATTTCAGCGCCTATCGATGGTTACAGCAGCCCAGTTCGGCCGCGGTTGCGGTTGCCGAGCATTCATTGCTCTCTATAGGTGCCATTGACGGCGAGACTGCGGTGACGGCATTGGGGGAGCGTATTACCCGTTATGGTGTTGAACCGAGAATTGCGGTCATGTTGGATTACGCTCAGCGTCAAGATGGTGGAGAGGTTGTACAGCAGGCGCTGACGCTTTGCGCAATATTGAGCGAGGCTGATATTATCGATCAGCAGCAGGCTGGGTCGGGTAGTCTGTTGGCTCGACTTGAGGTTGTTGCCTTCGGAGCGGGGCCGTTGAAAATACATCACAATCGCCTGGCTCGGGTGAAGCACCTGGCTAAGCAGTTGGCCAGAAAAGTGGGCGTGACGTGGCAGTACACTCATGTTGAGCCAGCTATTATTGCAGAGCTGTTGTTGCAAGCTTGGCCGGGACGCTTGGCTCGCCAGCGCTCTAAAGGGGAGGGCGAGTATTTGCTGGCCAGTGGTCAAGGCGCGATGTTGTCGGATAATGAAAAAGCACAATGGCTGTTTGCCCCTGTCATCATCAGTAGTCGCGGCATCAATCGTATAGGGCAGTTCTTGACGCTTTCAGATGATTTTATTAGCGAGCATATAAGGCCGCGAGCGACGGTAGCAACACGCTTCGAATTTGATCGCCAGTCAGAGTCTGTACGGGCCCGCCGAGTCACGCATTTTAATGCCATTGAACTGAGCTCAAGCTCTGAGGTTGATGTCGATAAAGATGCGCTGAGTCAGTGGTGGCAAAATTATATCGAGCAGGTGGGGGTCGAGTGTTTGCAGTTGTCACGACTGCAGGATTATCAGCAGCTAGTGGCAAAATTGGCAATATATCGCCAATATCATGACGATTTACCGTTGTTAGACTCGTCTTGGTTGATTGCACATTTAGACGATTGGTTTGTGCCGTATATCTCGGGGGTGAAGTCTCTGGCGCAGCTGCGAGCTGTACCCTGGTCTAGGCATATTCAGTCGTCATTAAGCTGGCAACAAATGAACATCTTGGAGAACCTGATGCCGGCCTCTTTTTTATTGCCCAGTGGGGAGCCGGCAAAAATTGACTATATTAATGAGGCTGGGCCCATTGTGCGGGGGCGAATACAACAGTTTTTTGGTCTCGACCGCTCCCCTTCATTGTTCAATGGCAGGCTGGCATTGATTGTCGATTTGTTGTCGCCGGCTAGGCGCTCACTTCAGATTACCTCCGACCTTAAGGGTTTTTGGCAGGGTAGTTATGAGTCGATAAAAAAGGAAATGAAGGGGCGTTATCCTCGGCATTATTGGCCAGACAACCCTCTAGAGGCGGAGCCAACCAATAGAACAAAGAAATCTGATGATCAACGGCGAAAGAAGCGATGA